A single genomic interval of Methylobacterium bullatum harbors:
- the dusA gene encoding tRNA-dihydrouridine(20/20a) synthase encodes MLMCMAPIASTITEAGKRSGRRTIETEPRLFHTDTMTPSDIRFSVAPMMDWTDRYCRSFHRVLSRRARLYTEMVTSNAVLHGDRTRLLGFSEAEHPVAVQLGGSVPGDLAEAARIAEGFGYDEVNLNVGCPSDRVQDGRFGACLMRDPSLVGECVTAMKAAISVPVTVKCRIGVDDQDTEIALDSLVDAVTQAGVDGLIVHARKAWLQGLSPKENRDVPPLDYGRVARLKQKRPSLPIAINGGIATIDDTLSQLTVVDGVMMGRAAYNEPALLLDVDHLVFGEAASVADAFDAVEVFAPTIAEALGNGIRLHTLTRHMLGLFNGRPGARAYRRHLSTFGTRADADLSTLREAVAHVSREVPRGSAVQAA; translated from the coding sequence ATGCTCATGTGCATGGCCCCGATTGCAAGCACGATCACTGAGGCGGGCAAGAGAAGCGGTCGCCGCACGATTGAAACCGAGCCGCGTCTCTTTCATACGGATACCATGACACCCAGCGATATCCGTTTCTCGGTTGCACCGATGATGGATTGGACCGACCGCTATTGCCGATCGTTCCACCGCGTCCTGTCGCGCCGCGCCCGGCTTTATACCGAGATGGTGACCAGCAATGCCGTCCTTCACGGCGACAGGACGCGTTTGCTCGGTTTTTCGGAGGCGGAGCATCCTGTCGCGGTCCAACTCGGGGGTTCGGTGCCCGGCGATCTCGCGGAGGCGGCACGCATCGCGGAAGGATTCGGCTACGATGAGGTCAACCTGAATGTGGGCTGTCCCTCGGACCGGGTTCAGGATGGCCGCTTCGGCGCATGCCTCATGCGCGACCCGAGCCTCGTTGGCGAGTGCGTGACGGCCATGAAAGCCGCAATCTCGGTGCCGGTCACGGTGAAGTGTCGCATCGGGGTCGACGATCAGGATACGGAGATCGCCCTGGACTCACTGGTCGATGCCGTGACGCAGGCGGGAGTCGACGGGCTCATCGTCCATGCCCGCAAGGCTTGGCTGCAGGGTCTGTCGCCGAAAGAAAATCGCGATGTCCCACCCCTCGATTATGGGCGTGTCGCGCGGCTGAAACAGAAGCGCCCTTCTCTGCCGATCGCGATTAACGGCGGTATCGCCACGATAGACGACACGCTGAGCCAACTCACCGTCGTGGACGGCGTGATGATGGGTCGCGCGGCCTATAACGAGCCGGCCCTGCTGCTCGACGTGGACCATCTGGTTTTCGGAGAAGCGGCCTCCGTGGCGGACGCCTTCGATGCTGTCGAGGTTTTCGCACCGACCATCGCAGAGGCCTTGGGAAACGGTATCCGCCTGCACACGCTCACTCGCCATATGCTCGGATTGTTCAACGGACGCCCCGGGGCGCGTGCCTATCGCCGACACCTGTCGACGTTCGGCACCCGCGCGGATGCCGATCTCTCGACCCTGCGCGAGGCGGTGGCTCACGTCTCCAGGGAAGTTCCTAGAGGAAGTGCCGTTCAGGCGGCGTGA
- the bepA_1 gene encoding Beta-barrel assembly-enhancing protease, which yields MSGGQTRHRGYGAVRTGLLVSTLILTGCSSDQSGAVLQPAAIKVPVEAPRTTGRERTASDADHAKLVASFGGEYRSPAALRLLTEVTDRLVKATDRPEETYAVTLLDSPVINAFALPNGRLYVTRGLLALASDTSEIAAVLAHEIAHVTLRHATARTELALRSQLVSRVVADVLNDPATGAQLQNQSKFALARFSRDQELEADGIGVRTLARAGYDPFGAGRFLNSLNRTTNMKTGTGMAGEPDMLATHPGTSERINLVTRAARLIGAPGLGVDERARYLAAIDGIAYGDNPGDGIVKGRRFLHPSLGIAFEVPEGFTIENTRNAVLGATGEGSRRLLFDQVESHVGQSLEEVLRATWSDSIEASSVETRMVAGNSAVTAISRGKDWTFRLAAVRVGETTFRMIMAAKGSTDPDGAFRRWTESLSGVGPDEVKSLRPLRIQVVTAGPADTADEMARRMVVPDRPLDRFLVLNELERGAVIRPGQSYKLVVE from the coding sequence ATGAGCGGGGGGCAGACACGACATCGCGGATATGGAGCGGTCCGAACTGGGCTGCTCGTCTCGACGCTCATCCTGACCGGTTGCAGTTCCGACCAGAGCGGCGCGGTCCTGCAGCCGGCGGCGATCAAGGTCCCCGTAGAGGCGCCTCGGACCACCGGCCGGGAGCGCACCGCATCCGATGCCGACCACGCCAAGCTCGTGGCTTCGTTCGGCGGCGAGTACCGCTCGCCGGCGGCTCTGCGCCTGCTGACCGAGGTGACCGACCGGTTGGTGAAGGCCACCGACCGTCCCGAGGAGACCTACGCGGTCACGCTGCTCGATTCACCGGTCATCAACGCCTTCGCGCTGCCGAATGGCCGTCTCTACGTGACGAGGGGCTTGCTGGCGCTCGCCAGCGATACGTCGGAGATCGCCGCCGTCCTCGCCCATGAGATCGCCCACGTCACCCTGCGCCACGCCACGGCACGTACCGAACTCGCCCTGCGCTCCCAACTGGTGAGCCGGGTGGTCGCCGACGTACTCAACGATCCGGCCACCGGCGCGCAACTTCAGAACCAGTCGAAATTCGCCCTGGCCCGCTTCTCTCGCGATCAGGAACTCGAGGCCGATGGGATCGGCGTGCGGACGCTCGCGCGAGCGGGCTACGACCCGTTCGGCGCGGGGCGGTTCCTCAACTCCCTCAACCGCACCACCAACATGAAGACCGGGACGGGCATGGCCGGCGAGCCCGACATGCTCGCCACTCATCCGGGTACGAGCGAAAGGATCAACCTCGTCACCCGAGCCGCGCGTCTCATCGGCGCCCCCGGCCTCGGTGTCGACGAACGCGCCCGCTACCTCGCCGCCATCGACGGGATCGCCTATGGCGACAATCCGGGCGACGGCATCGTCAAGGGCCGCCGGTTCCTTCATCCGAGCCTCGGCATCGCCTTCGAGGTGCCAGAGGGGTTCACGATCGAGAACACGCGGAACGCCGTCCTCGGTGCCACGGGGGAGGGGAGCCGCCGCCTGCTGTTCGATCAGGTGGAGAGCCACGTGGGCCAGAGCCTGGAGGAGGTGTTGCGCGCCACGTGGAGCGACAGCATCGAGGCGAGTTCGGTGGAGACCCGCATGGTCGCCGGCAACTCGGCGGTGACGGCGATATCGCGCGGCAAGGACTGGACCTTCCGCCTCGCCGCTGTCCGGGTCGGGGAGACGACCTTCCGCATGATCATGGCCGCCAAGGGCAGCACGGATCCCGACGGTGCGTTCCGGCGCTGGACCGAAAGCCTTTCCGGCGTCGGCCCCGACGAGGTGAAATCCCTGCGCCCGTTGCGCATCCAGGTGGTGACCGCCGGACCGGCCGATACGGCCGACGAGATGGCACGCAGGATGGTCGTGCCGGATCGTCCCCTGGACCGGTTCCTCGTCCTCAACGAGCTGGAGCGGGGCGCCGTCATCCGTCCGGGACAGAGCTACAAGCTCGTGGTCGAGTAA
- the djlA_1 gene encoding Co-chaperone protein DjlA, giving the protein MSVGIWGKLGGAGIGLAIGGPIGGLVGGVAGHFLVDREGALFGATPKDVVFTTGLVALAAKMAKSDGVVTPSEIEAFAKVVQVSEREKPGVQRLFDLAKGTSAGFEAYARQMATTFQDEPALLEDVLDGLFHIAKADGAIHEAEERYLRAVAETFGFDDVAFRRIAARHVRLADDPYLVLDLDHEVTDAEVKARHRALVMENHPDRAIARGVPPEAVKIATARLAAINAAYDRIAAERGLR; this is encoded by the coding sequence GTGAGCGTCGGTATCTGGGGCAAGCTCGGCGGCGCGGGGATCGGCCTCGCCATCGGTGGACCGATCGGTGGGTTGGTGGGCGGAGTCGCCGGTCACTTCCTAGTGGATCGGGAGGGGGCATTGTTCGGCGCCACACCCAAGGACGTGGTCTTTACGACCGGCCTCGTGGCGCTCGCGGCCAAGATGGCGAAGTCCGACGGGGTGGTGACGCCGTCCGAAATCGAAGCCTTCGCCAAAGTGGTCCAGGTCAGCGAACGGGAGAAGCCGGGCGTCCAGCGCCTGTTCGACCTCGCCAAAGGCACTTCGGCAGGGTTCGAGGCCTATGCGCGACAGATGGCAACGACGTTTCAGGATGAGCCGGCGCTGCTGGAAGATGTGCTCGACGGCCTGTTCCATATCGCCAAGGCCGATGGTGCGATCCACGAGGCGGAAGAGCGCTACCTGCGTGCCGTCGCCGAAACCTTCGGATTCGATGACGTAGCCTTCCGGCGCATTGCCGCCCGGCACGTGCGCCTCGCCGACGACCCCTATCTCGTGCTCGATCTCGACCACGAGGTGACGGACGCAGAGGTGAAAGCCCGGCATCGCGCCCTGGTCATGGAGAACCACCCGGACCGGGCGATCGCCCGCGGCGTTCCACCCGAGGCGGTGAAGATCGCCACCGCGCGGCTCGCTGCGATCAACGCCGCCTATGACCGGATCGCTGCCGAGCGAGGGCTGCGCTGA
- the ureE1_1 gene encoding Urease accessory protein UreE 1, whose translation MLRATAIVRKAAIRPDSVADTVTLDHAGRQGAAAILTGAGGVSFTLDLAKAASIEDGDAFRLEDGRLVTVRAAAESLLEVRAENLARLLRLAWQLGGNHVPAEIGADVLYVPATSANAELIRGQGCAATPVSRAFKPEREAHDHSQCGHDHAHDHGHDHSHAHGHAHDHSDHGHAHVHGPDCKHDH comes from the coding sequence ATGCTGCGTGCCACCGCCATCGTCCGCAAAGCCGCCATTCGCCCGGATTCCGTGGCGGATACCGTGACTCTCGACCATGCGGGACGCCAGGGAGCCGCCGCGATCCTCACGGGTGCGGGCGGGGTGAGTTTCACTCTCGACCTGGCGAAGGCTGCCTCCATCGAGGACGGTGACGCGTTTCGTCTCGAAGACGGGCGCTTGGTGACCGTTCGCGCGGCGGCGGAATCCTTGCTGGAGGTACGGGCGGAGAATCTGGCTCGCCTTCTGCGCTTGGCCTGGCAGCTCGGCGGCAACCACGTCCCGGCGGAGATCGGCGCAGACGTCCTCTATGTACCCGCGACCTCGGCCAACGCCGAACTGATCCGTGGGCAGGGCTGCGCCGCGACCCCGGTTTCGCGAGCCTTCAAGCCCGAACGCGAGGCTCACGACCACAGTCAGTGCGGGCACGACCATGCTCATGACCACGGTCACGATCATTCGCACGCGCACGGGCATGCACACGACCATTCGGATCACGGCCATGCTCATGTGCATGGCCCCGATTGCAAGCACGATCACTGA
- the amiD_1 gene encoding N-acetylmuramoyl-L-alanine amidase AmiD: MLLLHYTGMENAAAALQRLANPISEVSAHYVVLEDGRVIQMVPESRRAWHAGAGVWGRTASGVERDINSRSIGVEIVNGGHVGGLPPYPSEQIDAVIALCRDIIARWGIAPWHVLAHSDVAPERKEDPGEHFPWDRLAAAGVGHHVPAASIRDGRFFSEGDAGQPIEALQAMFALYGYDIPVTGIFDPRTKAVITAFQRRFRQERVDGVADASTITTLRDLLAGLPSR, from the coding sequence ATGCTGCTCCTGCACTATACCGGAATGGAGAATGCCGCTGCTGCACTGCAGCGCCTCGCGAATCCGATCTCCGAAGTTTCGGCGCATTACGTCGTGCTGGAGGACGGACGAGTGATCCAGATGGTGCCGGAATCGCGCCGTGCCTGGCATGCAGGGGCCGGTGTATGGGGGCGCACGGCCTCCGGGGTGGAGCGAGACATCAATTCGCGCTCCATCGGCGTCGAGATCGTCAATGGCGGGCATGTCGGCGGCTTGCCGCCTTACCCGTCCGAACAGATCGACGCGGTGATCGCGCTCTGCCGGGACATCATCGCCCGCTGGGGCATCGCACCATGGCACGTGCTGGCGCATTCCGACGTGGCGCCGGAGCGCAAGGAGGATCCCGGCGAGCATTTCCCCTGGGATCGCCTGGCGGCAGCCGGGGTCGGACATCACGTACCGGCGGCGTCCATTCGCGACGGTCGCTTCTTTTCCGAGGGAGATGCCGGCCAACCGATCGAGGCGCTTCAGGCGATGTTCGCGCTCTATGGCTACGACATTCCGGTGACCGGGATCTTCGACCCACGAACGAAGGCCGTGATCACCGCCTTCCAGCGCAGATTCAGGCAGGAGCGCGTGGACGGCGTCGCCGACGCATCCACGATCACGACGTTGCGGGATCTCCTGGCCGGATTGCCGTCACGCTGA
- the alx gene encoding Inner membrane protein alx → MVDFLFIEWLGKPVWMWLGFHALVAGLLAFDLGLLHRDKDHEIGVKESLLLTAFYFSLGLAFGGWIWWYFGAQPAQEYVAGLVVEKSLSMDNVFVIAVILTSLGIPRAAQHRVLVWGILAAVLLRGLMIGLGAALVHQAAWVLSIFAAFLIFAGLKMLFGKEEEAGDIQDNSMVRMLRKVMRITPEMHGQRFAVRKPDPETGKSVLWFTPLALGLILVNGADVIFAVDSVPAIFAITTDTFVVYTSNIFAILGLRALYFALAAMVDRFAYLKTALAFILIFIGTKIVVADTFDLVHVPPWVSLVVTLALLAGGVAYSLWRTRDVAKHEETDRVSQRA, encoded by the coding sequence ATGGTCGACTTTCTCTTCATCGAATGGCTCGGCAAGCCTGTCTGGATGTGGCTGGGCTTCCACGCTTTGGTCGCGGGTCTTCTCGCCTTCGATCTCGGCCTGTTGCATCGGGACAAGGACCACGAGATCGGCGTGAAGGAGAGCCTTCTCCTCACCGCGTTCTATTTCAGTCTTGGCCTCGCCTTCGGGGGCTGGATCTGGTGGTACTTCGGGGCTCAGCCCGCCCAGGAATATGTCGCCGGTCTCGTGGTCGAGAAGTCGTTGTCCATGGACAACGTCTTCGTCATCGCCGTGATTCTCACCTCCCTCGGCATTCCCCGCGCCGCCCAGCACAGGGTTCTGGTCTGGGGCATCCTCGCTGCGGTTCTCCTGCGCGGTCTGATGATCGGGCTCGGTGCCGCCCTGGTGCATCAGGCCGCCTGGGTGCTGTCGATCTTCGCCGCCTTCCTGATCTTCGCCGGGTTGAAGATGCTGTTCGGAAAGGAAGAGGAGGCCGGCGACATCCAGGACAACTCCATGGTGCGGATGCTGCGCAAGGTGATGCGCATCACGCCCGAGATGCATGGCCAACGCTTCGCCGTCCGCAAACCGGATCCCGAGACCGGGAAGTCGGTGCTGTGGTTCACGCCTCTCGCCCTCGGCCTGATTCTCGTGAACGGTGCCGACGTGATCTTCGCCGTCGACAGCGTCCCGGCGATCTTCGCCATCACCACGGACACCTTCGTCGTCTACACCTCGAACATCTTTGCGATCCTCGGCCTGCGCGCTCTGTATTTCGCCCTCGCCGCGATGGTCGACCGTTTCGCCTACCTCAAGACGGCCCTCGCCTTCATCCTCATTTTTATCGGCACCAAGATCGTGGTCGCAGACACGTTCGACCTCGTCCACGTACCGCCGTGGGTATCCCTGGTGGTCACGCTCGCACTGCTCGCCGGTGGCGTCGCATACAGCCTGTGGCGCACGCGGGACGTGGCAAAGCACGAGGAGACGGACAGGGTGTCGCAACGCGCCTGA